The following proteins come from a genomic window of Diprion similis isolate iyDipSimi1 chromosome 8, iyDipSimi1.1, whole genome shotgun sequence:
- the LOC124408866 gene encoding uncharacterized protein LOC124408866 isoform X1 has product MDRDDSANEGDSSVDTVIARSSLEEEDPKEDPERASTECVAVTAESNSSLDTVASKDEKKRGRFGALKKSFRKDGGLFKIKKKSPGDRTFARGSDASLPELALMRDEDSPKGGTRKKVEKLKKEKKSNSLVRKLSLNKFKLSGSEQETRRTPEGGDRSRSQSQSSQESQSQSDSPCKLGVTLRKGARDLEKGNIEKERLVVAEGHLREEGEQRSNKPTRSTRLDSLEKPVSTVTVVQRRSPSLTIRSIPSREVLTKIYAETQSAEKVTQTSDSPEKTNCVVSTLPYAISKWSDGPEYGNPEIRRPKLSFKSDSESAIHPAKTPPLELRRKLSLLDEKRAIFRRRRIDTSEESSTSTVIPARSHVEPKAQTCTGNIRGPARHISVQKFDTFSTFEGTFDEETGLGYLQGIEEDRAEHFDHQVTGRASLRTMSNAPTIADIMDKSRSTSQDSATSQNSGPTAGVGEKREHLYKILVIGELGAGKTSIIKRYVHQFFSQHYRATIGVDFALKVLNWDQHTIIRLQLWDIAGQERFGNMTRVYYKEAVGAFIVFDVTRSATLDAVVKWKQDLDSKVQLPDGSAIPCVLLANKCDQQKEGLVNSPNKMDEYCKDKNFSGWFETSAKENINIEEAARFLVNKILQNDQIIKGNGAQEQSDGERFALNQSPTNTKKSCSC; this is encoded by the exons ATGGATCGCGACGACAGCGCGAACGAGGGCGACAGCTCGGTGGACACCGTCATTGCCCGGTCGTCACTCGAGGAAGAGGATCCGAAGGAGGACCCGGAACGAGCGTCGACGGAGTGCGTCGCCGTCACGGCGGAGAGTAACTCGAGTCTGGATACAGTGGCGAGCAAGGATGAGAAGAAACGTGGCCGCTTTGGCGCCCTGAAAAAGAGCTTCCGGAAGGATGGGGGCCTTtttaaaatcaagaaaaaatcacCAGGAGATCGCACATTCGCTCGAGGCTCCGACGCCTCGCTCCCAGAGCTCGCACTGATGCGAGACGAAGACAGTCCCAAAG GGGGTACGCGAAAGAAAGtggaaaagttgaagaaagagaagaagtcAAATTCACTCGTCCGTAAGCTCAGTTTGAACAAGTTCAAATTATCGGGATCGGAACAGGAAACGAGACGCACACCGGAAGGTGGGGACAGAAGTCGTTCGCAAAGCCAATCGTCCCAGGAGTCTCAGAGCCAATCGGACAGCCCTTGTAAGCTGGGCGTCACCCTGCGGAAGGGGGCCAGAGACTTGGAAAAGGGAAATATTGAAAAGGAAAGGCTTGTTGTTGCCGAGGGACACCTGCGAGAGGAGGGAGAGCAGAGATCGAACAAGCCGACGCGATCGACGAGGCTCGATAGCCTCGAGAAACCTGTAAGCACCGTCACGGTAGTGCAGCGCAGGTCACCGTCTCTGACCATTAGAAGCATACCGAGTCGAGAAGtattgacgaaaatttatg cCGAAACGCAGAGTGCTGAAAAAGTGACACAAACGAGCGACTCTCCCGAGAAAACCAATTGCGTGGTTTCAACACTTCCCTACGCGATATCGAAATGGTCTGATGGTCCAGAGTACGGGAATCCCGAGATCCGGAGACCGAAGCTATCCTTCAAATCAGACTCAGAATCGGCGATACATCCCGCGAAAACACCGCCGCTTGAACTTCGCCGCAAGTTATCACTCCTTGATGAGAAGCGGGCAATCTTTCGACGTCGAAGGATCGACACTTCCGAAGAATCCTCCACGAGCACAGTGATTCCAGCGAGAAGTCACGTCGAACCAAAGGCTCAGACTTGCACTGGGAATATCCGGGGCCCAGCGCGGCACATAAGCGTGCAAAAGTTCGACACCTTTTCAACCTTCGAGGGAACATTTGACGAGGAAACGGGCCTAGGATACCTCCAAGGAATCGAAGAGGATCGAGCGGAGCACTTTGATCATCAAGTCACGGGACGTGCGAGTCTCAGGACGATGAGCAACGCACCGACGATTGCAGACATAATGGATAAATCTCGATCGACTAGTCAAGATAGCGCG ACATCTCAGAACAGTGGCCCGACTGCGGGTGTAGGCGAAAAGCGGGAACACCTGTACAAAATACTCGTGATAGGTGAACTGGGGGCAGGCAAGACGTCCATTATCAAAAGATACGTTCATCAATTCTTTTCTCAGCACTACAGAGCCACCATAGGGGTGGACTTTGCCCTAAAGGTTCTCAACTGGGACCAGCATACAATAATAAGGCTACAGCTATGGGACATCGCAG GTCAGGAGAGATTTGGAAATATGACGAGGGTCTACTACAAAGAGGCAGTCGGTGCTTTCATAGTTTTCGACGTAACGAGAAGCGCCACCCTCGACGCGGTGGTCAAGTGGAAACAGGACCTGGATTCAAAGGTCCAGCTCCCAGATGGTTCAGCCATTCCATGTGTCCTTCTGGCCAATAAATGTGACCAGCAAAAGGAAGGCTTGGTCAACTCTCCAAATAAAATGGACGAGTATTGTAAAGATAAAAACTTTTCTGGCTGGTTTGAAACCTCGGCGAAGGAAAATATTAACATTGAAGAGGCGGCGAGGTTTCTCGTCAACAAG ATTCTCCAGAACGATCAAATCATAAAGGGAAACGGTGCGCAAGAGCAATCAGACGGCGAAAGATTCGCTCTGAACCAATCACCAACCAACACAAAGAAGTCCTGCTCCTGCTGA
- the LOC124408866 gene encoding ras-related protein Rab-32 isoform X2 encodes MLGRNVMLVLRTRQERTERRMRHKKEANPPPMEPPPQLVNNNHLYLDLNMNFSENSKQEDARRQRKTSQNSGPTAGVGEKREHLYKILVIGELGAGKTSIIKRYVHQFFSQHYRATIGVDFALKVLNWDQHTIIRLQLWDIAGQERFGNMTRVYYKEAVGAFIVFDVTRSATLDAVVKWKQDLDSKVQLPDGSAIPCVLLANKCDQQKEGLVNSPNKMDEYCKDKNFSGWFETSAKENINIEEAARFLVNKILQNDQIIKGNGAQEQSDGERFALNQSPTNTKKSCSC; translated from the exons atgcTAGGCCGTAACGTGATGCTGGTTTTACGCACCAGGCAAGAACGCACCGAGAGACGTATGAGGCACAAAAAGGAAGCCAACCCTCCGCCGATGGAACCTCCACCGCAGCTTGTCAACAATAACCATTTATATCTAGACCTGAACATGAATTTCAGTGAAAACAGTAAACAGGAAGACGCCAGAAGACAGAGAAAG ACATCTCAGAACAGTGGCCCGACTGCGGGTGTAGGCGAAAAGCGGGAACACCTGTACAAAATACTCGTGATAGGTGAACTGGGGGCAGGCAAGACGTCCATTATCAAAAGATACGTTCATCAATTCTTTTCTCAGCACTACAGAGCCACCATAGGGGTGGACTTTGCCCTAAAGGTTCTCAACTGGGACCAGCATACAATAATAAGGCTACAGCTATGGGACATCGCAG GTCAGGAGAGATTTGGAAATATGACGAGGGTCTACTACAAAGAGGCAGTCGGTGCTTTCATAGTTTTCGACGTAACGAGAAGCGCCACCCTCGACGCGGTGGTCAAGTGGAAACAGGACCTGGATTCAAAGGTCCAGCTCCCAGATGGTTCAGCCATTCCATGTGTCCTTCTGGCCAATAAATGTGACCAGCAAAAGGAAGGCTTGGTCAACTCTCCAAATAAAATGGACGAGTATTGTAAAGATAAAAACTTTTCTGGCTGGTTTGAAACCTCGGCGAAGGAAAATATTAACATTGAAGAGGCGGCGAGGTTTCTCGTCAACAAG ATTCTCCAGAACGATCAAATCATAAAGGGAAACGGTGCGCAAGAGCAATCAGACGGCGAAAGATTCGCTCTGAACCAATCACCAACCAACACAAAGAAGTCCTGCTCCTGCTGA
- the LOC124408866 gene encoding ras-related protein Rab-32 isoform X6: MTSQNSGPTAGVGEKREHLYKILVIGELGAGKTSIIKRYVHQFFSQHYRATIGVDFALKVLNWDQHTIIRLQLWDIAGQERFGNMTRVYYKEAVGAFIVFDVTRSATLDAVVKWKQDLDSKVQLPDGSAIPCVLLANKCDQQKEGLVNSPNKMDEYCKDKNFSGWFETSAKENINIEEAARFLVNKILQNDQIIKGNGAQEQSDGERFALNQSPTNTKKSCSC; this comes from the exons atg ACATCTCAGAACAGTGGCCCGACTGCGGGTGTAGGCGAAAAGCGGGAACACCTGTACAAAATACTCGTGATAGGTGAACTGGGGGCAGGCAAGACGTCCATTATCAAAAGATACGTTCATCAATTCTTTTCTCAGCACTACAGAGCCACCATAGGGGTGGACTTTGCCCTAAAGGTTCTCAACTGGGACCAGCATACAATAATAAGGCTACAGCTATGGGACATCGCAG GTCAGGAGAGATTTGGAAATATGACGAGGGTCTACTACAAAGAGGCAGTCGGTGCTTTCATAGTTTTCGACGTAACGAGAAGCGCCACCCTCGACGCGGTGGTCAAGTGGAAACAGGACCTGGATTCAAAGGTCCAGCTCCCAGATGGTTCAGCCATTCCATGTGTCCTTCTGGCCAATAAATGTGACCAGCAAAAGGAAGGCTTGGTCAACTCTCCAAATAAAATGGACGAGTATTGTAAAGATAAAAACTTTTCTGGCTGGTTTGAAACCTCGGCGAAGGAAAATATTAACATTGAAGAGGCGGCGAGGTTTCTCGTCAACAAG ATTCTCCAGAACGATCAAATCATAAAGGGAAACGGTGCGCAAGAGCAATCAGACGGCGAAAGATTCGCTCTGAACCAATCACCAACCAACACAAAGAAGTCCTGCTCCTGCTGA
- the LOC124408866 gene encoding ras-related protein Rab-32 isoform X3, whose amino-acid sequence MRHKKEANPPPMEPPPQLVNNNHLYLDLNMNFSENSKQEDARRQRKTSQNSGPTAGVGEKREHLYKILVIGELGAGKTSIIKRYVHQFFSQHYRATIGVDFALKVLNWDQHTIIRLQLWDIAGQERFGNMTRVYYKEAVGAFIVFDVTRSATLDAVVKWKQDLDSKVQLPDGSAIPCVLLANKCDQQKEGLVNSPNKMDEYCKDKNFSGWFETSAKENINIEEAARFLVNKILQNDQIIKGNGAQEQSDGERFALNQSPTNTKKSCSC is encoded by the exons ATGAGGCACAAAAAGGAAGCCAACCCTCCGCCGATGGAACCTCCACCGCAGCTTGTCAACAATAACCATTTATATCTAGACCTGAACATGAATTTCAGTGAAAACAGTAAACAGGAAGACGCCAGAAGACAGAGAAAG ACATCTCAGAACAGTGGCCCGACTGCGGGTGTAGGCGAAAAGCGGGAACACCTGTACAAAATACTCGTGATAGGTGAACTGGGGGCAGGCAAGACGTCCATTATCAAAAGATACGTTCATCAATTCTTTTCTCAGCACTACAGAGCCACCATAGGGGTGGACTTTGCCCTAAAGGTTCTCAACTGGGACCAGCATACAATAATAAGGCTACAGCTATGGGACATCGCAG GTCAGGAGAGATTTGGAAATATGACGAGGGTCTACTACAAAGAGGCAGTCGGTGCTTTCATAGTTTTCGACGTAACGAGAAGCGCCACCCTCGACGCGGTGGTCAAGTGGAAACAGGACCTGGATTCAAAGGTCCAGCTCCCAGATGGTTCAGCCATTCCATGTGTCCTTCTGGCCAATAAATGTGACCAGCAAAAGGAAGGCTTGGTCAACTCTCCAAATAAAATGGACGAGTATTGTAAAGATAAAAACTTTTCTGGCTGGTTTGAAACCTCGGCGAAGGAAAATATTAACATTGAAGAGGCGGCGAGGTTTCTCGTCAACAAG ATTCTCCAGAACGATCAAATCATAAAGGGAAACGGTGCGCAAGAGCAATCAGACGGCGAAAGATTCGCTCTGAACCAATCACCAACCAACACAAAGAAGTCCTGCTCCTGCTGA
- the LOC124408866 gene encoding ras-related protein Rab-32 isoform X5, protein MELAFWRNWPALDFSRCKTSQNSGPTAGVGEKREHLYKILVIGELGAGKTSIIKRYVHQFFSQHYRATIGVDFALKVLNWDQHTIIRLQLWDIAGQERFGNMTRVYYKEAVGAFIVFDVTRSATLDAVVKWKQDLDSKVQLPDGSAIPCVLLANKCDQQKEGLVNSPNKMDEYCKDKNFSGWFETSAKENINIEEAARFLVNKILQNDQIIKGNGAQEQSDGERFALNQSPTNTKKSCSC, encoded by the exons ATGGAACTTGCTTTTTGGCGAAATTGGCCTGCTTTGGATTTTTCCAGATGCAAG ACATCTCAGAACAGTGGCCCGACTGCGGGTGTAGGCGAAAAGCGGGAACACCTGTACAAAATACTCGTGATAGGTGAACTGGGGGCAGGCAAGACGTCCATTATCAAAAGATACGTTCATCAATTCTTTTCTCAGCACTACAGAGCCACCATAGGGGTGGACTTTGCCCTAAAGGTTCTCAACTGGGACCAGCATACAATAATAAGGCTACAGCTATGGGACATCGCAG GTCAGGAGAGATTTGGAAATATGACGAGGGTCTACTACAAAGAGGCAGTCGGTGCTTTCATAGTTTTCGACGTAACGAGAAGCGCCACCCTCGACGCGGTGGTCAAGTGGAAACAGGACCTGGATTCAAAGGTCCAGCTCCCAGATGGTTCAGCCATTCCATGTGTCCTTCTGGCCAATAAATGTGACCAGCAAAAGGAAGGCTTGGTCAACTCTCCAAATAAAATGGACGAGTATTGTAAAGATAAAAACTTTTCTGGCTGGTTTGAAACCTCGGCGAAGGAAAATATTAACATTGAAGAGGCGGCGAGGTTTCTCGTCAACAAG ATTCTCCAGAACGATCAAATCATAAAGGGAAACGGTGCGCAAGAGCAATCAGACGGCGAAAGATTCGCTCTGAACCAATCACCAACCAACACAAAGAAGTCCTGCTCCTGCTGA